One part of the Amphiura filiformis chromosome 5, Afil_fr2py, whole genome shotgun sequence genome encodes these proteins:
- the LOC140152378 gene encoding uncharacterized protein yields MPIVRPTCSICGKQSLTIKKYVNHCRSHIHDRNSRFPCCVPTCIRTCYTYKGLTSHIAREHNDYFTTYRPNQLQANEYRNVGITVRCTLEFCQRKCSDLKELLAHSKEHLTGGLRVSCPFSQCDKLFNKKSSFSSHISRCHKNYCVQDVNPLYIIDQNIIVGPEVGVLQHDHAGAQDPQQQDLHDDQNTFDNEDWSSDDNDTDEPGIAQYTKYIAIFLLKLQAKYMIPDSTIQVIIYKSKLHQNGTDQDLVEDIAKGVANLGCSISPKSDLINTDREQYPESGTLGSHYLRQKYYQEKMKFVSPVEIVLQEKTKTTKKHCCHYVPILETLKVMCEDKSFQSHTQQTDYGYNEFRDVQDGKAFKDNPFYSANPDALQIILFQDAFELVNPLGSSRNKHKVVGVYLTLGNIDPRCRSQIDSIQLVMLCKEKYLKNKAQIITGPANIVGEYRTPQSYKRAIQELQDNDAQKGENCDGIKVDSLFNSLSHFHVANPGLPPCLGHDLFEGIVDFDMALFIGYFVDKKWFTLELLNQNLQRFPFRGNDAANRPATAVSKVKLGGQAVQNWWFLRFFPFMVYGLIPNTEDCVWQLVLKLKDIVEFVVSTNLQPSQVAYLEVLIHEYIADRKALFPQPLRPKHHF; encoded by the exons ATGCCAATTGTTCGACCTACTTGTAGCATTTGTGGTAAACAGTCGCTCACTATTAAAAAGTATGTAAATCATTGTAGAAGTCACATCCATGACAGAAATTCAAGATTTCCTTGTTGTGTTCCCACATGTATAAGGACATGTTATACTTACAAAGGGCTAACGTCCCACATTGCACGAGAACACAATGACTACTTTACTACATATAGGCCAAATCAGTTGCAGGCGAACGAATACAGAAATGTTGGTATAACTGTCCGATGTACGTTAGAATTCTGTCAACGCAAATGTTCAGATCTGAAAGAATTGCTTGCTCACTCAAAAGAACATTTAACAGGAGGTTTGCGAGTAAGCTGTCCATTTAGTCAATGTGATAAATTGTTTAACAAGAAGTCTTCATTTAGCTCTCACATATCACGTTGCCACAAAAATTACTGTGTGCAAGATGTAAATCCATTGTATATCATAGATCAGAATATTATTGTTGGTCCTGAAGTTGGTGTACTGCAGCATGACCACGCAGGTGCACAAGACCCACAGCAACAAGATTTACATGATGATCAAAACACATTTGATAATGAAGATTGGTCTAGTGATGATAATGACACTGATGAACCAGGAATTGcacaatatacaaaatatatagccatatttttgttgaaattacaGGCAAAGTACATGATCCCAGATTCAACAATCCAGGTGATT atttataagaGCAAGTTACATCAAAATGGTACAGATCAAGACCTTGTTGAAGATATTGCAAAAGGTGTGGCAAATTTAGGGTGTTCTATCAGTCCAAAGTCTGATTTGATTAATACAGACAGAGAGCAATACCCTGAATCTGGTACCCTTGGGTCACATTATTTACGACAGAAATACTACCAGGAAAAGATGAAATTTGTCAGCCCAGTGGAAATTGTTCTTCAAGAAAAGACAAAAACAACCAAAAAGCACTGCTGTCATTATGTGCCAATTTTGGAAACACTCAAAGTGATGTGCGAAGATAAATCTTTCCAAAGCCACACTCAACAAACTGACTATGGTTACAATGAATTTAGAGATGTTCAAGATGGAAAAGCATTCAAAGATAATCCATTTTACTCAGCAAATCCGGACGCATTACAGATTATTCTTTTTCAAGATGCCTTTGAATTAGTGAATCCTCTTGGTTCATCAAGAAATAAGCATAAAGTTGTAGGCGTGTATTTAACTCTGGGAAATATTGATCCAAGGTGCAGATCACAAATAGATTCGATACAGTTGGTGATGTTGTGCAAAGAGAAGTATCTTAAAAA CAAGGCCCAAATTATCACAGGACCTGCAAACATTGTGGGGGAGTATAGAACTCCTCAATCATACAAAAGGGCAATACAGGAGTTACAAGACAATGATGCACAGAAGGGAGAGAATTGTGATGGAATCAAAGTAGACTCATTATTCAACAGTCTCTCCCACTTCCACGTAGCCAATCCAGGATTGCCACCATGCTTAGGGCATGACCTCTTTGAAGGAATAGTTGATTTTGACATGGCTCTGTTCATAGGTTATTTTGTTGACAAGAAGTGGTTTACTCTGGAGTTGCTAAATCAAAACCTACAACGATTTCCATTTCGTGGAAATGATGCTGCAAACAGACCAGCCACAGCAGTCTCAAAAGTGAAATTAGGAGGACAAGCCGTTCAGAACTGGTGGTTTCTGCGATTTTTTCCATTCATGGTGTATGGTTTGATCCCAAACACAGAAGATTGTGTTTGGCAGTTAGTTCTTAAATTAAAGGACATTGTAGAATTTGTTGTTTCAACCAATCTTCAACCATCACAAGTAGCCTATTTGGAGGTGCTAATCCATGAGTACATTGCAGATAGGAAAGCATTATTCCCTCAGCCACTAAGACCGAAGCACCACTTTTGA